One region of Triticum aestivum cultivar Chinese Spring chromosome 6B, IWGSC CS RefSeq v2.1, whole genome shotgun sequence genomic DNA includes:
- the LOC123136531 gene encoding probable receptor-like protein kinase At1g80640, producing MRSMPASPLPLLTLFIIFLLPLLCCPLAANGGGAPPPMASSPAAAAASTAVGDLVSSNGSVAVPPAAAAPAPFVLTVELEETHHHLRRQILIAVVLASIAGVMIVLAVLFACIAWRRYRGAPDDFKDTQSTDTQRIALVPILSRFNSFKATKKGLVAMMEYASLEAATGNFSESNVLGVGGFGCVYKANFDGGFVAAVKRLGCEGQEYEKEFENELDLLQRIQHSNIVSLVGFCIHQENRFIVYELMVNGSLETQLHGPSHGSALSWHIRMKIALDTARGLEYLHEHCNPPIIHRDLKSSNILLDSDFNAKISDFGLAVTSGNRSKGNLKLSGTLGYVAPEYLLDGKLTEKSDVYAFGVVLLELLLGRRPVEKMAPSQCQSIVTWAMPQLIDRSKLPTIIDPVIRDTMDRKHLYQVAAVAVLCVQPEPSYRPLITDVLHSLIPLVPMDLGGSLRINPESLCTTRNQSPC from the exons ATGCGGTCAATGCCGGCGTCTCCATTGCCGCTCCTGaccctcttcatcatcttcttgctGCCGCTGCTCTGCTGCCCGCTCGCGGCCAATGGAGGAGGGGCTCCGCCGCCCATGGCTTCCTCTCCGGCGGCTGCGGCTGCGTCCACGGCCGTCGGCGACCTCGTCTCCTCCAACGGCAGCGTCGCTGTGCCTCCGGCAGCCGCGGCGCCTGCTCCCTTTG TGCTCACTGTGGAACTGGAGGAAACGCACCACCATTTGCGCAGGCAGATTCTCATCGCCGTCGTCCTCGCTTCCATCGCCGGTGTGATGATCGTCCTCGCTGTGCTTTTTGCCTGCATCGCGTGGCGGCGATATCGCGGAGCTCCAGACGACTTCAAGGACACCCAAAGCACAG ATACCCAAAGGATAGCATTGGTGCCAATCTTGAGCAGGTTCAACTCATTCAAGGCTACCAAGAAGGGCCTTGTGGCGATGATGGAGTACGCGTCGCTGGAGGCGGCGACGGGCAATTTCAGCGAGAGCAATGTGCTCGGGGTCGGTGGATTCGGGTGTGTGTATAAGGCCAATTTTGATGGAGGGTTTGTCGCTGCAGTGAAGAGGCTGGGGTGTGAGGGGCAGGAGTACGAGAAAGAATTTGAG AATGAGCTGGATTTGCTTCAGAGGATTCAGCATTCGAATATAGTGTCCCTTGTGGGCTTCTGCATTCATCAGGAGAACCGCTTCATTGTTTATGAGCTGATGGTGAATGGATCACTGGAAACACAACTTCATG GACCATCACATGGATCAGCTCTAAGCTGGCACATTCGGATGAAGATTGCTCTTGATACAGCAAG GGGATTGGAGTATCTTCATGAACACTGCAATCCACCAATCATCCATAGGGATCTGAAGTCGTCTAACATACTTTTGGATTCAGATTTTAATGCAAAG ATTTCAGATTTTGGCCTTGCAGTGACAAGTGGAAATCGCAGCAAAGGGAATCTGAAGCTTTCTGGTACCTTGGGCTATGTTGCCCCTGAGTACTTACTAGATG GGAAGTTGACTGAGAAGAGCGATGTATATGCATTTGGAGTAGTACTTCTTGAGCTTCTTTTGGGCAGGAGGCCAGTTGAAAAGATGGCACCATCTCAGTGCCAGTCAATTGTTACATGG GCCATGCCCCAGCTAATTGACAGATCCAAGCTCCCTACCATAATCGACCCTGTGATCAGGGACACGATGGATCGGAAGCACTTGTACCAA GTTGCTGCAGTGGCTGTGCTCTGTGTGCAGCCAGAACCAAGCTACAGGCCACTGATCACAGATGTTCTCCACTCTCTGATTCCCCTGGTGCCCATGGACCTTGGAGGGTCGCTGAGGATCAACCCGGAGTCGCTTTGCACGACACGAAATCAATCTCCGTGCTGA